AGGGCCACCTCTAGCCGGCGCGTGGGGTTCTTCATGTCGTCCAGCAGCGGCACCAAGTGCTCGCTGATCTTGCGGATGGCCGCGGTGGCGTACGCGTCGCTCAGCGGGTTCTTGGCCAGGCAGAGGTAGGCCTCGACGGCGTGCGTCATGGCGTCCATGCCCGTGGCGGCCGTGAAGAACGGCGGCAGCCCCAGCGTGAGGCGCGGGTCCAGCACGGCCGCGTCGGGCATGAGGAAGGGCGACATGAAGGGCAGCTTGGCGCCGGTCTTCGAGTCGCGGATGACGGCCACGCTGGTGGCTTCGGAGCCCGTGCCGCTGGTGGTGGGCAGCACGAACAGGGGCCGCAGCCGGCGCTTCACCACGCCCGTGCCCGAGTAGGCGTGCAGGTCGTCGCCGCCCTCGGACACCAGCACGTTCACGGCCTTGGCGGTGTCGATGACGGAGCCCCCGCCCAGCGCGATGAGCGAGTCACAGCCGCGGCTGCGGTACACGCGCGCGATGTCGGTCACCACGTCGGTCGACGAGTCGGGCGGCACGTCGTCATACACCGGTGGGTACTCGACGGCGGCGTTGAGCATCGCGCCCAGCACCACGTCCACCAGGCCCGCGGCGCGCACGCCCTTGTCGGTGATGATGAGCGGCTTGGTGGCGCCGATGGAGGCCAGCTCGTAGGGCACGTGCTCGAGCGCGGCGGAGCCGGCCACGATCTTCACGGGGCAAAAGAACTCGAAGAACGATTCGCTCATGATGCTCGACCTCGGGCCGCGTTCCGGGCGGCGACGGCGTAATAACGGGCGGCGAGCGGCAGGCGCTCGGCGAGAGGGATGTGCGGCACTTCTTTCAGCGCGCGCGTGGCGATGGGGCCCGGCAGCGTGACGGCCTCCATGCGGTCGAGGCAGCGCGTGATGCGCATGGCGAGCGCGGTGTCGCCGTGC
Above is a genomic segment from Sandaracinaceae bacterium containing:
- a CDS encoding iron-containing alcohol dehydrogenase, which gives rise to MSESFFEFFCPVKIVAGSAALEHVPYELASIGATKPLIITDKGVRAAGLVDVVLGAMLNAAVEYPPVYDDVPPDSSTDVVTDIARVYRSRGCDSLIALGGGSVIDTAKAVNVLVSEGGDDLHAYSGTGVVKRRLRPLFVLPTTSGTGSEATSVAVIRDSKTGAKLPFMSPFLMPDAAVLDPRLTLGLPPFFTAATGMDAMTHAVEAYLCLAKNPLSDAYATAAIRKISEHLVPLLDDMKNPTRRLEVALGATMAGVAFSNSMVGLVHSLGHSVGALCHVPHGVCMSVFLPYVLEYNLDTRRDAIGELLLPLAGAEVFAKTPASERAAAAIQHLRGMRDALHQKAGLPRTLSETGKVARAQLTEIAQLAIDDGTLIMNPREVRYEDALAVLTRAFE